One segment of Streptomyces bathyalis DNA contains the following:
- a CDS encoding aldo/keto reductase, which yields MSSVPTITLNNGSVMPQLGFGVWQVPDDEAASAVTTAIEAGYRSIDTAAIYENERGTGRGLASSGVPREELFVTTKLWNAEQGYDSTLRAFDASLNRLGLDYVDLYLIHWPVPERDKYVDTWKAFEKINSEGRAKAVGVSNFNPVHLRRLLDETGTVPAVNQIELHPHLQQSEARAFHAEHGIATEAWSPLGQGKDLLQDPTLNSLAGKYGKSPAQVVLRWHLQTGNVVIPKSVTPSRIRENIDVFGFELDESEMADIAKLNSDSRLGPDPDTMNFVG from the coding sequence GTGAGCAGCGTTCCCACCATCACTCTCAACAACGGCAGCGTCATGCCGCAGCTGGGCTTCGGCGTCTGGCAGGTGCCGGACGACGAGGCGGCGAGCGCCGTGACCACCGCCATCGAGGCGGGCTACCGCAGCATCGACACGGCCGCCATCTACGAGAACGAGCGGGGAACGGGCCGCGGCCTTGCCTCTTCGGGCGTGCCGCGTGAGGAACTCTTCGTCACCACGAAGCTGTGGAACGCCGAGCAGGGCTACGACTCGACGCTGCGCGCCTTCGACGCGTCCCTGAACAGGCTCGGACTGGACTACGTGGACCTGTACCTCATCCACTGGCCCGTGCCGGAGAGGGACAAGTACGTCGACACGTGGAAGGCGTTCGAGAAGATCAACTCGGAGGGCCGCGCCAAGGCCGTGGGCGTCTCCAACTTCAACCCGGTCCACCTGCGGCGGCTGCTGGATGAGACGGGCACCGTGCCCGCCGTCAACCAGATCGAGCTGCACCCGCATCTCCAGCAGAGCGAAGCGCGCGCCTTCCACGCCGAGCACGGCATCGCGACGGAGGCGTGGTCCCCGCTCGGGCAGGGCAAGGACCTGCTTCAGGACCCGACCCTGAACTCGCTGGCCGGCAAGTACGGCAAGTCGCCCGCGCAGGTCGTGCTGCGGTGGCATCTGCAGACGGGGAACGTGGTGATCCCCAAGTCGGTGACCCCGTCCCGCATCCGGGAGAACATCGACGTCTTCGGCTTCGAGCTCGACGAGTCGGAGATGGCGGACATCGCCAAGCTCAACTCGGACTCCCGGCTCGGCCCGGACCCCGACACCATGAACTTCGTGGGCTGA